A stretch of DNA from Paenibacillus sp. FSL W8-0186:
TAACCTGGTCATAGATCGCCCGCGACGTCGATGTCCAGTCGATTTTCTCGTCCTCCCGGGACAAATTAGGGGCATACGTGGACTCCTCGTCGTTCTGTGGAATCCGCTCGGCCCGCCCTTCCAGAATCAGCGGAAGCTGCTTCAGCAGCAGCTCGGCTCCGGCCAGACTCAGCTTCTCGAACATCGTCCCGGCGGTGTCCTCATCTTCGATCGGAACGACAGATTTGGCGATCATGTCCCCGGTATCCAGCCCTTCCGCCATGTACATCAGCGTGATTCCCGTCTCCTTCTCCCCGTTCATGATCGAACGCTGAATCGGCGCGCCGCCCCGATATTTCGGGAGCAGCGAGCCGTGGACATTCAGGCAGCCATGTTGCGGCAAATCAAGCACAGCCTTCGGCAAAATCTGGCCGTAGGCGGCAGTAACGATAAGATCCGGCTGCAGCGCCGCCAACTCCTCGATCGCCTCAGGCGCCCTCATGCGCTGCGGCTGGAGCACGGGAAGGCCGTGCTTCAAGGCAGCCTCCTTTACCGGCGTAGGCATCAATACCTTCTTGCGTCCCTGCGGCCGGTCCGGCTGCGTCACGACGCCTACCACGTTATACCCCTCGCGCAGCAGCCCTTCCAGGGAAGGTACAGCGAACTGGGGAGTTCCCATAAACACGATATTCAACTGCGAAGTCACTCCTTCTCTTCACCCTCAGGCGTAATTTCATATACTCTTTCCGCAATGTCCGTATACAACACACCGTTCAAGTGATCGATTTCGTGCTGAAATGCCCGAGCCAGCAGCTCCGTCCCCGTATAAGTCACTTCCTTGCCGTTGCGATCCAGCCCTTTGACCGTAACCTGCATCGCTCGTCTTACATCGCCGCGGTAACCGGGTATGCTCAAGCAGCCCTCGGGTCCGAATTGCTCCCCTTCCGAAGAGACGATTTCCGGGTTGATCAGCTCAATCAGCCCATGCTCATCCCCAACATCGACGACAATCACCCGTTTCAGAATCCCTATTTGCGGGGCAGCCAGCCCGACTCCTTCCGCATCGTACATCGTATCCGCCATGTCCGTTAGGAGCTTCTGCACGTTAGGGGTAATTTTCTTCACTTCTTTGGCTACCTGATGCAGCACTTCATCCGGTTCGTTGACAATAATCCGAATCGCCATACTGGGAACATCCTCCTCTTGCCTCTTCTTAGATTTACCTGTTCTTAACAAAATATATATGCAGCCTTCCGCCCCGATGCTCCGGCCGGAACGCGCCTTTTAAGCGGTCAGGCCCGGCCTTACATCAGCATCTGCGGGTCAACATCGATGCTGATTTGCAATGACGCATCCCGCAGTTGGCCCATCATAGCCGCTGAAATCTCGCGTACGAGAGACACCGCATCCAGATCTCCCCGATATTTTACCATACATTGGAACCGGTATCGGTTCTTGATGCGGGGGAGCGGCGAGGCTACAGGCCCGAGAACGTCTAACGCCTCTGCCGTCCGCCGGTCCAAATCGCCGAACCAGCCGAGACGCTGCGCCTTGCCCCGCAATTCGCTGGCGAAGTTCTCTGCCATCCGCAGCAGTACAGGAAGCTGCTCATGGGAGAGGGTCACGAGGATCAGGCGGCTATAAGGCGGGTAATGCAGCAATTTACGGTGCTGCAGCTCTTCCCTCACAAAGGAATGATAATCATGCCTGCTGGAATGAATGATCGAATAATGCTCTGGCATGTACGTCTGAATATATACTTCGCCCGGCAGCTGATGGCGTCCGGCCCGCCCGGCCACCTGGGTCAGCAGCTGGAACGTTTTTTCCGCCGAACGAAAATCGGGCAAATTCAGCGCCGTATCTGCAGCGATTACGCCAACGAGCGTCACTTCCGGGAAGTCCAGGCCTTTAGCGACCATTTGCGTGCCGAGCAGCACATCGCCTTTCTTCTCCCGAAACGCCTGCAGCAATTTCTCATGCGAGCCCTTCTCGCTCGTCGTATCCACATCCATGCGAATGACCCGGATACCCGGGAACAGCTTGGACAGCTCGCCCTCTACCCTTTGCGTCCCCGTTCCAAAATAGCGGATATGCTCGCTTTGGCATTCTGGGCACTCCGTAGGGGTAGGGGTCGCATAACCGCAATAATGGCATCTTAAGTTGTTGGACTTCTGATGATACGTCAGCGATATGTCGCACTCCGGACATTCCGCCACATAACCGCAGGTCCGGCACATGACGAACGTCGAGTATCCACGGCGGTTAAGGAACAGCACGGTCTGTTCCCCCCGCTCGATCCGCTGGGCGATTCCCTGATGCAGAGCCCGGCTGAACATAGAGCGGTTGCCCTCTCGCAGCTCCTCGCGCATGTCGATGATTTGAACGCCGGGCAGACGGCTGCCCGAGGCGCGCTGCTTCATCTCAAGAATCATTGGAGCGAAATCATCGCTGCTCAGTGATCGCGCAGCATGATAGCTCTCCAGTGAAGGGGTCGCCGAGCCTAGAATGACCGCAGCACCATGCTGGCGAGCCCGTTCTACCGCCACATCCCGCGCATGATATTTCGGCGTTTCCTCCTGCTTGTAGGATGTTTCATGTTCTTCGTCCATGACGATCAATCCCAGATCGGCAAAAGGGGCGAACACGGCGGAACGTGCTCCGATCGCTACCTGGACGCGGCCCTCGCGGATTTTCCGCCATTCATCATAGCGCTCTCCGGTCGACAGGCGGCTATGCATCACGGCGACCTTGCTGCCGAACCTTCCCTTGAAACGCTCCACCATTTGCGGGGTCAGCGATATTTCCGGAACGAGGACGATCGCCTGCCGGCCCTGCGAAATGCAGCGCTCGATCGTTTGTAAATAGACCTCCGTCTTCCCGCTGCCGGTCACTCCGTGCAGCAGAAACACGCGCTGCCGGCGGGAATCGATCGCCTCGGCAAGATAACGGTAGACGTTCTCTTGCTCGGGCGTGCGTTCCAGCGGCTTCGTGGCCTTGAAACGGCGATCCTGGTATGGATCGCGGAACACCTCTACGTCTGTAATCGTTGCATAGCCTTTATCCGCAAGGCTCTTGACCGTCCCTGCCGTAACACGCAGCGTGGACAGTACTTCCTGCATCGATAAGGGAACGCCCACTTCCAGCAGGAACTGCAGTACTTCCTGCTGGCGGCGCGCCTTTCCTCCAAACGAAGCAAGCGCCTCTTTGGCTGCTTCCCCGCTGACGGCTGCAGCAACGGTTTTTACGGTTTTTTTCCTGATCCGGTCTTTAATCGCCTGGCTCTCGAATAATATCCCTTGTCCAAGCAAGTTTTTAATCACTTCAACTTTATCCGGATAACGGCCGCTTAAATGAGCCATCGTCACCGGGCCAGCCTGGTGGATATAACCGACGATCTCACGTTCAGCCGGACCCAGAAGGGCTTGTGAGCCGAACAGAACCCCCGGTTCTGCTGTCTGCTCCCCTTCATTCTCATGCTCATCGGCGACGTGAATATATCTTTCCGCCTTGCCCTTTAATGCCGAAGGAATCATGGCCTGCAACGCCGAAATCATGCTGCAGGCATATTTGCGGCTCATCCATGCCGCCAGCTCCACCAAATCCGGAGGCAGCGGGGGCAGCAGATCAAGCAGTTCATCAATCGGCTTCATTTTCGAAGAATCCATCTCCAGCTCTTCATGCAGGGAAACGACGAACCCTTGTACGGTCCGGCGGCCAAAAGGCACCCCGACCCGGCTCCCCACTTCAATCCAGCTGCTCATGGACTCAGGAATCAAATAATCAAAAGGCCGGTCGGTTTCCCGGCTCGGCACATCGACAATTACTTTAGCCATTCTGTACATTACTTCGACTCTCCCGTCAAACGCGCCGCGGCCAGCTCCATAATCCTGAGCCCGATTTCCTCCTTGGACGCCTGCGGAATCGTCTCTACCTGTCCATTGGCATCGTATACATGCACAATATTTGTATCGGTGCCAAAGCCCGCACCCTCGGCAGTTACATCGTTAGCTATAATAAGATCACAGTTTTTACGCCGCAGCTTGTCCATCGCATGCTCCTCAAGACGATCCGTCTCGGCGGCAAATCCGATCAAAAATTGCGACCGTTTACTCCGCCCCAGTGTCTCCAGAATGTCGATGTTCTTGACAAGCTCCAATGTCATGGAATCCCCAGACTTCTTGATCTTGCGGTCGGCAGCCTGTTTAGGACGGTAATCCGCAACGGCAGCCGCTTTGACGAGAATATCAGTATCCGCCCATAGCGTGTTGACCGCTTCATACATATCCTGGGCAGACTCGACGCGAACGAGAGACAATCCCTCCCGGTGAAGCGGCGGGGATACGTCCGTCCGGCCCGCGACAATCGTTACTTCCGCCCCCAGATCCAAGGCGGCCTTGGCGATTGCAAATCCCATCTTGCCAGACGAATCGTTCGTAATATAACGTACGGGGTCCAGCCGCTCCACCGTCCCCCCCGCGGTAACAATGACCTTTTTACCCGCCAGCGGCCGCTGCGCCGCCCGCCCCTGACGAGCAAAATAAGCCTCGACCGCAGCAATGATATTTTCCGGCTCCTCCATCCGGCCCTTTCCTGTATAACCGCAGGCAAGCAGACCACTTCCCGGCTCCACCATCATTACTCCGCGAGCGGTAAGCTCCGCTAAATTACGGGTCACTGCCGGATGGGTATACATATGGACGTTCATCGCCGGAGCCAGCATGATGGGAGCCTCTGTCGCAAGCAATGTAGTGGATAGCATATCATCCGCCAGCCCTACAGTCATTTTGGCGATGATATTTGCGGTAGCCGGCGCGATCAGCACCAGATCAGCCCAATCCGCAAGGTCGATGTGCGCGATGACCTGCGGGTTCTTCTCCTCAAACGTATCCGTGTAGACAGGGTGCTTGGACAGCGCCTGCAGCGTCAGCTCCGAAATGAACTTCGTCGCCGACTCCGTCATAATGACGCGGACCTCTGCGCCTTGCTGCACGAGCTTGCTGCAGAGCGATGCCGCCTTGAAGGCAGCGATGCCGCCGGTAACCCCCAGCAGTATTTTTTTGCCGGTTAACATCGGTGATCCCCTCTCTTTCCGCCCCTATTCCTTACAGAAAAAAACAACAACCTCGCGGTTGTCGTGAAAAAAACACTAAAAGTGTCTAATAGCAGCCCGGAGGCCATGCTTCTTATTCGTCAGCGTTCTGGTTCTCGCCTTCATCCCGCTTGATCTTGATGAAATCTCCGTAAATTTCCTCCAGCGCAACGCCGACCTGCTTATGGGATTTCGGCTGCTGCAATTCGCTCTTATCCCCTTCTCTGAGCTGTCTTGCTCTGCGGGATGCAGCTACAACCAGGGAGTATTTACTGTCGACTTTATCCAGCATTTTATCAATAGATGGATACAACATATTCAACAACACCTCTTCAAGTATTCATCGAATCACAGCACAGCTGCGCTCGGTTATTTCCTGACTTTGCAATGCTCGGCTGTAATGATGGCTTCAATTCTCTTGCAGGCCAGATCAATTTCGTCGTTAACGACGGCGTAATCATAGTGTTTGAGCAGGGCGATTTCATCCGCAGCCACGGACATCCGATGATCAATCGTCGCCTGATTCTCCGTACCTCGCCCTTGAATCCGCCCTTTTAGCTCGTCCAGGGATGGCGGGAGCAGGAACACGAATATGCCCTCCGGGAACTTCTCCTTCACTTTCAGCGCGCCCTGAACCTCGATTTCCAAAATGATATCCTTGCCGCTCTCGATCGTCTGCTCCACGAAATCACGCGGAGTCCCATAATAGTTGCCGACATACTCCGCATATTCAAGCAGCTGGTCGTTCTGGATCATTTCAACAAACTGTTCGCGGGTCTTAAAAAAATAATTCACACCGTGCTCCTCGCCCAGCCGCGGCTGCCTTGTCGTCGCAGACACGGAATACACAAGCTCCGGCAAACGATGCCTCAATTCATTGCAGACCGTTCCTTTCCCCACTCCGGACGGTCCAGATAATACGATAAGTAGCCCTTTTGCCATTGTTCTCTCCATTATTCGTCGTTGTCGTCGTCTTTGATGGATAGACGATGCGCGACCGTCTCCGGCTGTACCGCCGATAAAATGACATGGTCGCTATCCGTGATGATAACCGCCCGGGTACGGCGCCCATAAGTGGCGTCGATGAGCATATGACGGTCTCTCGCCTCTTGAATAATCCGCTTGATCGGAGCGGACTCCGGGCTGACAATGGAAATGATGCGATTTGCCGATACGATATTTCCAAAACCGATGTTAATAAGTTTAATTGCCATGGTTAGGTAGTTCCCCCTAATTTTCTCGATTCGTTTGCAAACCGTGGAGCCTCACTCCATATTTGCCGCCTGCTCGCGAATCTTCTCCAATTCTGCTTTCATTTCCAAAACACGGTTGACTAAAGCCAAGTGGTTGGCCTTTGATCCGATCGTATTGGTTTCGCGATTCATTTCCTGTATTAAAAAATCCAGCTTGCGCCCGATCGGCTCGCGGGCATTCAGCAACCCGCGGCACTGCTCGAAATGGCTCTTCAATCGGATCAGTTCCTCGTCGATGTTGGACCGGTCCGCAAACAGCGCAATCTCCATCGCAAATCTCTGCTCATCCAGCGCGCCGTCAAACAGTTCATTGAGCCGGCCTTGCAAGCGGGCGCGGTAATCGCTCACCACTTCCGGAGCGAGCCTTACGATTTCGGCATGAAGCTCATCCAGTTTAAGCAGCCGGTTCTCCAAATCGCGAACGAGATGAAGCCCCTCCTTCTCGCGCATGCGCAGCAGCCCGGATACCGCCTCATCCAGCCCGTCCTGCAGCACGCTCTCCCATTCACCATCTTGCGAGATGGCTTCCTCCCCAGACAGATCGGGAGCCGTTAACACATCAGGCAGGGTCAAAATATCCCTGGCCGTGAGATCTGCCTTTATACCGAAACTCCGGTTAAGCTCCCCAGCTGCCTGCAAGTAAGACTGCACCATGGAAGAATTCAATACAAATGGCAAAGAGCTGCTGTCGTCGCGCTCTTTGCTGATGTATACGTCAATCCGGCCACGCTTGACATGCCGCTGCACAAGACGCCGCAGCCCATCCTCATAACATGTCCATTCCCGGGGCATGCGAAGAACGATTTCGGCATACCGGTGATTGACGGATTTAATTTCAAATTGAATAACATAACCGCCGTAATGCCTGGCGGACTGTCCGTATCCTGTCATACTGTGAGACAAAGGTATCACATCCGTTACCCTATTGTAATTGATAATTATGAACGAGACAAGTAGCGTGATCGATGTGCGGATTTCTCCCAGACATAATTACTCAAAATGACGCTCATTTCATAAAACATAAATGGAGTTATCAAATAAATGCCGTTAAAATGCTCCAAAGCCGTGTCCAGCAGTTCCTTGGCGATTTCCACGCCGACTTTGCGGCCTTCCTCTCCCTGCAGTCCATCCATCCGCTTTCTGACGCTGTCTGATAGCTGGATGCCGGGAACCTCGTTGTGCAGATACTCGGCATTTTTACCGCTGGCCAGCGGCATAATGCCGATGAAGATCGGGATATCCAGGTGAGCGGTCGCCTCTTTGACCGCAACGATCAGCTCAGGGTCGTAGACTGGCTGGGTCATGATATAGTCCGCGCCAGAGGCGATCTTTTTCTCCAGACGCTCGACGGCTTTATGCAAATGCTTCACGTTCGGGTTGAAGGCGGCGCCGACGACGAACTTCGCCTTTTGCTTCAGCGGTTTGCCCGAGAAGGCGATCCCTTCATTAAGCTGCTTGATCATACGGATGATTTCAAAGGAAGTCAAATCATATACCGAGCTCGAACCGGGCAAATCGCCGAAGCGGGCCGGATCGCCGGTTACGGCCAGCACATGGTCGATGCCAAGGGCATCAAAGCCCATCATGTGCGACTGGGTGCCGATGAGGTTGCGGTCGCGGCAGGCAATATGAATGAGCGGACGCAGCCCCGTCTCGGACTGGACAAGATGTCCCAGCGCCATATTGCTCATCCGCGTGACAGCCAGCGAGTTATCAGCCAGAGTCAAGGCATCGACTCCCGCCTCCTTCAGAGCGGCTGCTCCATCCATAAATCTGCGGATATCCAGATCGCGCGGCGGATCGAGCTCGACGATGACCGTATGGCGCTCTTTCACGAGATCCACGATGCTCGGCTCTGCAGCTTGCCCCCCAAAGCTCTCCCCAGCCTGATTCTCCCGCTCAGCAGCAACGATGGAAGGCCTTACCTCCGGCAAAGCCGACCCTTCCTGGAGCGGCTGGGCCGTGTAATCGGCGAGCGCCTTGGCAATTGCGGAAATATGCTCCGGCGTCGTGCCGCAGCAGCCGCCAACCAGCCGGGCACCCAGGTCCGCGAAGGAAAGCGCGCATTCACCGAAATACTCCGGAGTTGCTCCATATACATATTCTCCATCTATATAGTCCGCTAAACCCGCATTCGGGAAGACGGACAGCGGAATATCAAGCGGCCCCCCGAGACGCTCCATTACGCTCATGATCCCCTTAGGGCCTGAATGGCAATTGAAGCCGAGTACGTCGGCGCCCTCCTGGCGCAAAACTCCGAAGGCTTCCTTTATACTGTAGCCGTCCAAGGTCCGGCCTAGCTGATCGACAGCGAACTGGCAGATGACAGGAATTGAAGTATGCTGCCGCGCTTTGCCTAGCGCAATCCGCATTTCCTCCAGATCATAGAAGGTTTCGAACAGAAGCGCATCAACATCTTCCGTCAGCAAAGCGGCAATTTGCTGCTCATAATATTTATTCAGCTCCGGAACGGAGACGTTGACCCTTTTCCCGCCGCGAATCGACCCTACCGCCCCGGCAACATAAGCGTCTGTGCCCGCTACGTTTCTGGCAATGCGTACGGCCGCTTTGTTGATTTCCTCCACCTTGGATTCCAATCCGAACTTAGCGAGCTTATAATAATTCGCCGAGAACGTGTTCGTCTCCAGCAGCTGCGCCCCAGCCTCTATATAACGGCGATGGACGTCGCCAATGACTTCAGGTCTTAGTAAATTAAATTCTTCATAAGAAATGCCTACGGGAAAACCGAGCTGATATAAATAAGTGCCCAGCGCCCCGTCCCCGATCAGTACCTCATGCTTCATTTTCTCGCGTAAATCCGGCCTCATATTCCTTACCTCCACAGCCCACATTCTATTTCAAGATCTATCGCAAACTCGTTTTCATTCTAATGTACCACAAAATCAGGCTGAATGGTTAGAAAAAGCATCGTACCCTCTAGCCGCGAGCGCTGCCATTCCCTACCATCGAACCGGCTTTGAGAGAGCAAAAAAGAAGAGGCCTCCTGGCCTCTTCTTAGCGCAATTGCCCGATCCTCCCTTCGTACACCGTCTCCGCAGGACCGCTCATGTATACATGGTTATCCGTTTCGCTCCACTCCACATATAAATCACCGCCCGCGAGGCCGATCCAGGCTGCGCGGTCTGTATATCCGTGCAGAACGGAGGCGACCAGCGTAGCGCAGGCGCCGGTTCCACAGGCCAGGGTCGAGCCGGCGCCCCGTTCCCATACCCGCATTTCCACGCGGTCCCGGGCCGTAACTGTAGCGAATTCGACATTTGTTTTTTGCGGGAAAATAGGATGCTCCTCGAGCATGGGCCCCCACTTATACAGATCAAACACAGCTGCATCTTCGACAAAAATAACGCAGTGGGGGTTGCCCATGGAGACCGCCGTAAACCTGAATCGCTGTCCGTTTACTTCCAGCGGCCAATCCAGTACCGGGCTTGCTTCCAGCGTGGTCGGAACGGCGCGCCCGCGAAGAATAGGCTCCCCCATGTCGATGCGCACGGACGAGACTGCGCCTGAATCCGTCTTCAGCTCCGCCAGTTGCACGCCGGCGCCCAACGTTTCAATGCTGACCTTCCTGCGGTCGATATACCCCTTCTCATACACGTACTTGCAGACGCAGCGAATGGCGTTTCCGCATTGCTCCGCCTCTGTTCCGTCGGAATTAAAGATTCTCATTTGGAAGTCCGCCCGCTCCGACGGCAAAATAAACACCAATCCGTCGGCCCCCGCGCCGAAATAGCGGTTGCACCATTTCACAGCGAGAGAAGAAGCATACTCCGGCAGTTCCTTCTCTCCGTCAATCACAAGGAAATCATTTCCGAGCCCGTGCATTTTCGTAAATTTCATCAAAACCACCCCTTCAAGCTTTGGCC
This window harbors:
- the fmt gene encoding methionyl-tRNA formyltransferase, with the translated sequence MNIVFMGTPQFAVPSLEGLLREGYNVVGVVTQPDRPQGRKKVLMPTPVKEAALKHGLPVLQPQRMRAPEAIEELAALQPDLIVTAAYGQILPKAVLDLPQHGCLNVHGSLLPKYRGGAPIQRSIMNGEKETGITLMYMAEGLDTGDMIAKSVVPIEDEDTAGTMFEKLSLAGAELLLKQLPLILEGRAERIPQNDEESTYAPNLSREDEKIDWTSTSRAIYDQVRGLVPYSGGYTLWNGDVFKVWAVAKPAPASAGMGTGEQAGGQAPGTVLHLSERGIEVKTGDGSVLLTRVQPAGKKAMEASEFIRGGVMQPGMVLE
- the def gene encoding peptide deformylase produces the protein MAIRIIVNEPDEVLHQVAKEVKKITPNVQKLLTDMADTMYDAEGVGLAAPQIGILKRVIVVDVGDEHGLIELINPEIVSSEGEQFGPEGCLSIPGYRGDVRRAMQVTVKGLDRNGKEVTYTGTELLARAFQHEIDHLNGVLYTDIAERVYEITPEGEEKE
- the priA gene encoding primosomal protein N', encoding MYRMAKVIVDVPSRETDRPFDYLIPESMSSWIEVGSRVGVPFGRRTVQGFVVSLHEELEMDSSKMKPIDELLDLLPPLPPDLVELAAWMSRKYACSMISALQAMIPSALKGKAERYIHVADEHENEGEQTAEPGVLFGSQALLGPAEREIVGYIHQAGPVTMAHLSGRYPDKVEVIKNLLGQGILFESQAIKDRIRKKTVKTVAAAVSGEAAKEALASFGGKARRQQEVLQFLLEVGVPLSMQEVLSTLRVTAGTVKSLADKGYATITDVEVFRDPYQDRRFKATKPLERTPEQENVYRYLAEAIDSRRQRVFLLHGVTGSGKTEVYLQTIERCISQGRQAIVLVPEISLTPQMVERFKGRFGSKVAVMHSRLSTGERYDEWRKIREGRVQVAIGARSAVFAPFADLGLIVMDEEHETSYKQEETPKYHARDVAVERARQHGAAVILGSATPSLESYHAARSLSSDDFAPMILEMKQRASGSRLPGVQIIDMREELREGNRSMFSRALHQGIAQRIERGEQTVLFLNRRGYSTFVMCRTCGYVAECPECDISLTYHQKSNNLRCHYCGYATPTPTECPECQSEHIRYFGTGTQRVEGELSKLFPGIRVIRMDVDTTSEKGSHEKLLQAFREKKGDVLLGTQMVAKGLDFPEVTLVGVIAADTALNLPDFRSAEKTFQLLTQVAGRAGRHQLPGEVYIQTYMPEHYSIIHSSRHDYHSFVREELQHRKLLHYPPYSRLILVTLSHEQLPVLLRMAENFASELRGKAQRLGWFGDLDRRTAEALDVLGPVASPLPRIKNRYRFQCMVKYRGDLDAVSLVREISAAMMGQLRDASLQISIDVDPQMLM
- the coaBC gene encoding bifunctional phosphopantothenoylcysteine decarboxylase/phosphopantothenate--cysteine ligase CoaBC; translated protein: MLTGKKILLGVTGGIAAFKAASLCSKLVQQGAEVRVIMTESATKFISELTLQALSKHPVYTDTFEEKNPQVIAHIDLADWADLVLIAPATANIIAKMTVGLADDMLSTTLLATEAPIMLAPAMNVHMYTHPAVTRNLAELTARGVMMVEPGSGLLACGYTGKGRMEEPENIIAAVEAYFARQGRAAQRPLAGKKVIVTAGGTVERLDPVRYITNDSSGKMGFAIAKAALDLGAEVTIVAGRTDVSPPLHREGLSLVRVESAQDMYEAVNTLWADTDILVKAAAVADYRPKQAADRKIKKSGDSMTLELVKNIDILETLGRSKRSQFLIGFAAETDRLEEHAMDKLRRKNCDLIIANDVTAEGAGFGTDTNIVHVYDANGQVETIPQASKEEIGLRIMELAAARLTGESK
- the rpoZ gene encoding DNA-directed RNA polymerase subunit omega, producing MLYPSIDKMLDKVDSKYSLVVAASRRARQLREGDKSELQQPKSHKQVGVALEEIYGDFIKIKRDEGENQNADE
- the gmk gene encoding guanylate kinase; translation: MAKGLLIVLSGPSGVGKGTVCNELRHRLPELVYSVSATTRQPRLGEEHGVNYFFKTREQFVEMIQNDQLLEYAEYVGNYYGTPRDFVEQTIESGKDIILEIEVQGALKVKEKFPEGIFVFLLPPSLDELKGRIQGRGTENQATIDHRMSVAADEIALLKHYDYAVVNDEIDLACKRIEAIITAEHCKVRK
- a CDS encoding DUF370 domain-containing protein gives rise to the protein MAIKLINIGFGNIVSANRIISIVSPESAPIKRIIQEARDRHMLIDATYGRRTRAVIITDSDHVILSAVQPETVAHRLSIKDDDNDE
- a CDS encoding YicC/YloC family endoribonuclease, producing MSHSMTGYGQSARHYGGYVIQFEIKSVNHRYAEIVLRMPREWTCYEDGLRRLVQRHVKRGRIDVYISKERDDSSSLPFVLNSSMVQSYLQAAGELNRSFGIKADLTARDILTLPDVLTAPDLSGEEAISQDGEWESVLQDGLDEAVSGLLRMREKEGLHLVRDLENRLLKLDELHAEIVRLAPEVVSDYRARLQGRLNELFDGALDEQRFAMEIALFADRSNIDEELIRLKSHFEQCRGLLNAREPIGRKLDFLIQEMNRETNTIGSKANHLALVNRVLEMKAELEKIREQAANME
- a CDS encoding bifunctional homocysteine S-methyltransferase/methylenetetrahydrofolate reductase, which codes for MRPDLREKMKHEVLIGDGALGTYLYQLGFPVGISYEEFNLLRPEVIGDVHRRYIEAGAQLLETNTFSANYYKLAKFGLESKVEEINKAAVRIARNVAGTDAYVAGAVGSIRGGKRVNVSVPELNKYYEQQIAALLTEDVDALLFETFYDLEEMRIALGKARQHTSIPVICQFAVDQLGRTLDGYSIKEAFGVLRQEGADVLGFNCHSGPKGIMSVMERLGGPLDIPLSVFPNAGLADYIDGEYVYGATPEYFGECALSFADLGARLVGGCCGTTPEHISAIAKALADYTAQPLQEGSALPEVRPSIVAAERENQAGESFGGQAAEPSIVDLVKERHTVIVELDPPRDLDIRRFMDGAAALKEAGVDALTLADNSLAVTRMSNMALGHLVQSETGLRPLIHIACRDRNLIGTQSHMMGFDALGIDHVLAVTGDPARFGDLPGSSSVYDLTSFEIIRMIKQLNEGIAFSGKPLKQKAKFVVGAAFNPNVKHLHKAVERLEKKIASGADYIMTQPVYDPELIVAVKEATAHLDIPIFIGIMPLASGKNAEYLHNEVPGIQLSDSVRKRMDGLQGEEGRKVGVEIAKELLDTALEHFNGIYLITPFMFYEMSVILSNYVWEKSAHRSRYLSRS
- the dapF gene encoding diaminopimelate epimerase, with the translated sequence MKFTKMHGLGNDFLVIDGEKELPEYASSLAVKWCNRYFGAGADGLVFILPSERADFQMRIFNSDGTEAEQCGNAIRCVCKYVYEKGYIDRRKVSIETLGAGVQLAELKTDSGAVSSVRIDMGEPILRGRAVPTTLEASPVLDWPLEVNGQRFRFTAVSMGNPHCVIFVEDAAVFDLYKWGPMLEEHPIFPQKTNVEFATVTARDRVEMRVWERGAGSTLACGTGACATLVASVLHGYTDRAAWIGLAGGDLYVEWSETDNHVYMSGPAETVYEGRIGQLR